The following coding sequences are from one Streptomyces sp. NBC_00536 window:
- a CDS encoding molybdopterin-dependent oxidoreductase: MTAPTRRRVSLPRPKPPSFSGRLHDARTATAVGRWLGTAFAVCFVTGLISHYLQHPPSWAANSLPSRPVWGYRLSQGLHVGSGLAAIVLLLVKLWAVYPRLFVWPPVRSVRHALERLSVALLVASAVFELFSGLLNIVEWYPWPFSFVPVHFAVAWVAAGSILLHIAVKAPEIRAHWSSRSPGTLELPAQDGPDRRALMLGLGAAVGAVTLTTVGQSFTPLARLDLLAPRHPGHGPQGLPINRTAAAAGVDAGMLRDWRLEVRGAVPYSLTHAQLLALPQTVARLPISCVEGWSVEAQWGGVRIRDLLDRAGAPPGSAVRVTSLERGGAYRVMEMGREYARDPLTLLALTLNGEELSPDHGFPARIIAPNRPGVLQTKWVTLLEVL, encoded by the coding sequence ATGACCGCACCGACCCGGCGCCGGGTTTCCCTGCCGCGCCCGAAGCCGCCCTCGTTCTCCGGCCGCCTGCACGACGCCCGTACCGCCACCGCCGTCGGCCGGTGGCTCGGCACCGCCTTCGCCGTGTGCTTCGTGACCGGGCTGATCAGCCACTACCTCCAGCACCCGCCCTCCTGGGCGGCGAACTCGCTGCCGAGCCGTCCCGTGTGGGGGTACCGGCTCAGCCAGGGGCTGCACGTGGGCAGCGGGCTCGCCGCCATCGTGCTGCTCCTGGTCAAACTGTGGGCGGTCTATCCGCGGCTGTTCGTCTGGCCGCCGGTGCGGTCGGTGCGGCACGCGCTGGAGCGGCTCTCGGTGGCGCTGCTCGTCGCGTCCGCCGTCTTCGAGCTGTTCAGCGGGCTGCTCAACATCGTCGAGTGGTATCCCTGGCCGTTCTCCTTCGTGCCCGTGCACTTCGCCGTCGCCTGGGTGGCCGCCGGGTCGATCCTGCTGCACATCGCTGTCAAAGCACCCGAGATCAGGGCCCATTGGAGCAGCCGGTCGCCGGGCACCCTTGAACTTCCCGCCCAGGACGGGCCGGACCGGCGGGCGCTGATGCTCGGACTCGGTGCGGCGGTCGGCGCCGTCACCCTGACCACCGTCGGCCAGTCCTTCACCCCGCTCGCGCGCCTCGACCTGCTCGCTCCCCGCCACCCCGGGCACGGGCCGCAGGGCCTGCCCATCAACCGCACGGCGGCCGCCGCCGGGGTGGATGCCGGGATGCTGCGGGACTGGCGGCTGGAGGTGCGGGGGGCCGTGCCGTACAGCCTGACGCACGCTCAACTCCTGGCGCTGCCACAGACGGTGGCCCGGCTGCCCATCTCCTGCGTCGAGGGCTGGAGCGTGGAGGCACAGTGGGGCGGCGTACGGATCCGGGACCTGCTGGACCGGGCCGGGGCGCCGCCCGGCTCGGCCGTCCGGGTCACCTCGCTGGAACGGGGCGGCGCGTACCGGGTGATGGAGATGGGGCGCGAGTACGCCCGGGACCCGCTGACCCTGCTCGCCCTGACCCTGAACGGCGAGGAACTCTCGCCCGACCACGGCTTCCCGGCCCGGATCATCGCGCCGAACCGGCCCGGGGTGCTCCAGACCAAGTGGGTCACCCTGCTGGAGGTGCTCTGA
- a CDS encoding NAD(P)H-dependent amine dehydrogenase family protein, translating to MISTVVWGTGNVGRAAIRAVEAHPALTLAAVLVHNPGKVGRDAGELAGLPHALGVPATDDVAAVLAAGHRAVVYAASGDVRPDDALDDIVRAVRSGAVVVSPALYPLYDHRSAPPEFRDPVLAAVAEGGGSLFASGVDPGWGNDVLPLLISGLGTTVDAIRCQEIFDYSTYDQPDSVRLLVGMGQPMDFEPMMLMPSIPTMVWGGQIRMMARALGVELDEIRETSQRRALDTTVTTATMGEFEAGTQGAIRFQVQGIVEGEPRIIIEHVTRIHASCAPDWPTPPDGSGAHRVVIEGRPRIEVTIECTDEGDNRSAGGNATAVGRLVGAIDWLAAAAPGLYDALDVPLRPAVGKLGRK from the coding sequence ATGATTTCCACGGTTGTCTGGGGTACCGGCAACGTCGGCCGCGCGGCCATCCGTGCCGTCGAGGCCCATCCGGCCCTCACACTCGCCGCAGTACTCGTCCACAACCCCGGCAAGGTCGGCCGCGACGCGGGCGAACTCGCCGGGCTCCCCCACGCACTCGGGGTCCCGGCGACCGACGACGTCGCCGCCGTCCTGGCCGCCGGACACCGCGCCGTCGTGTACGCCGCCTCCGGCGACGTCCGCCCCGACGACGCCCTCGACGACATCGTCCGGGCGGTCCGGTCCGGGGCCGTCGTCGTCAGCCCCGCCCTCTACCCGCTCTACGACCACCGCAGCGCCCCGCCCGAATTCCGCGATCCGGTGCTCGCCGCGGTCGCGGAGGGCGGCGGCTCGCTCTTCGCCTCGGGCGTCGACCCCGGCTGGGGCAACGACGTACTGCCCCTGCTGATCAGCGGACTCGGCACCACCGTCGACGCGATCCGCTGTCAGGAGATCTTCGACTACTCCACCTACGACCAGCCGGATTCCGTCCGCCTCCTCGTCGGCATGGGCCAGCCGATGGACTTCGAGCCGATGATGCTCATGCCGTCGATCCCGACGATGGTGTGGGGCGGGCAGATACGGATGATGGCCCGGGCCCTCGGCGTCGAACTCGACGAGATCCGCGAGACCTCGCAGCGGCGCGCGCTCGACACGACGGTGACGACCGCCACGATGGGCGAGTTCGAGGCCGGCACCCAGGGCGCCATCCGCTTCCAGGTGCAGGGGATCGTCGAGGGGGAACCCCGCATCATCATCGAGCACGTCACCCGGATCCACGCCTCCTGCGCCCCCGACTGGCCCACGCCCCCCGACGGTTCCGGCGCGCACCGCGTCGTCATCGAGGGCCGCCCGCGCATCGAGGTCACCATCGAGTGCACCGACGAGGGCGACAACCGGTCGGCGGGCGGCAACGCCACCGCCGTGGGACGGCTGGTGGGGGCCATCGACTGGCTCGCGGCCGCCGCGCCCGGCCTCTACGACGCGCTCGACGTACCGCTGCGCCCGGCGGTCGGCAAACTCGGAAGGAAGTAG
- a CDS encoding carboxymuconolactone decarboxylase family protein, whose translation MQIDIPAGQHPIEYVWGDMVPGIGMAAANFSLSVYAHTTLGLREFEAARLRVAQINGCVFCLDWRTDRDGEKVEDDFPDAVTAWRTTDAFDARTRLAAEYAERYTLDHHGLDEDFWERMKACYTQVEIVELSMSIGSWLAFGRLNHVLGLDSVCMLPGR comes from the coding sequence ATGCAGATCGACATCCCCGCGGGGCAGCACCCGATCGAGTACGTCTGGGGCGACATGGTCCCCGGCATCGGCATGGCCGCCGCGAACTTCTCGCTCTCCGTCTACGCCCACACCACCCTGGGGCTGCGGGAGTTCGAGGCCGCCCGGCTGCGCGTCGCGCAGATCAACGGGTGCGTCTTCTGCCTCGACTGGCGCACCGACCGGGACGGCGAGAAGGTCGAGGACGACTTCCCCGACGCCGTCACCGCGTGGCGCACGACGGACGCCTTCGACGCGCGCACCCGGCTGGCCGCCGAGTACGCGGAGCGCTACACCCTCGACCACCACGGTCTCGACGAGGACTTCTGGGAGCGGATGAAGGCGTGCTACACCCAGGTCGAGATCGTCGAGCTGAGCATGAGCATCGGCTCGTGGCTGGCCTTCGGCAGACTCAACCACGTGCTCGGCCTCGACAGCGTCTGCATGCTGCCCGGTCGGTGA